In Pedobacter heparinus DSM 2366, the following are encoded in one genomic region:
- a CDS encoding HEPN domain-containing protein, protein MQSFRTELENPIVEKDIIDLEKKIRAFREGKIHDEKFRSLRLARGIYGQRQPGVQMIRIKLPFGKVTFKQILRISDVSDKYASRNLHLTTRQDIQIHYVSLDRTPELWEELEQDDVTIREACGNTVRNVTSSPDAGISLNEPFDVSPYAHAFFSYFLRNPICQEMGRKIKFSFSSDERDTAFSYIHDLGFIPKINEKGERGFKVLLGGGLGAQPFLAELVHDFLHEDQIIPYAEAMLRVFDRYGERTNRNKARLKYLVQKLGLEEVLRLIEEERTANKVKSFKIDRDAVPQPAVPELIDYPVLDEVKESLDYKHWRATNVTPQKQEGFYAVYIKVTKGDIPTEDARKLIEAIRPYVADEIRVTQNQGLMLKFAREAALPGLYVALKELGFAKPGFDSVADVTTCPGTDTCNLGISNSMSLSVALEEVIYEEYPELIYDKDLKIKISGCMNSCGQHGLAHIGFHGSSVKANGKVVPAVQVMLGGGTVGDGEGRVAERVIKAPSKRATDVLRYLLNDFAANSLDNESFHAYYDRQTKDYFYQLLKPLADLSNLKDEEFVDWGHEETFVTAIGVGECAGVVIDLVATLLLESDEKLEWAKASYSAGAWADAIYHTYAVYVSAAKALLLDKGVNSSTQIGVIREFDNHYVQTGEVKLEGSFNDLVLQINKNEPTEAFATAYLKSLEDFYTGIKSQREEKVS, encoded by the coding sequence ATGCAAAGTTTTAGGACAGAGTTAGAGAATCCTATTGTCGAAAAAGACATCATTGATCTGGAAAAAAAGATCAGGGCATTTCGCGAAGGTAAAATCCATGATGAAAAATTCAGAAGTCTGCGTCTGGCACGTGGAATTTACGGGCAAAGACAGCCGGGGGTTCAAATGATCCGCATTAAGTTGCCTTTTGGTAAGGTAACTTTTAAACAGATCCTGCGGATATCTGATGTGTCTGATAAATATGCGAGCAGGAACCTGCACCTGACCACCCGTCAGGATATCCAGATCCACTATGTGAGCCTGGACAGAACACCTGAGCTTTGGGAAGAACTGGAACAGGATGATGTAACGATCCGTGAAGCCTGTGGCAATACGGTACGGAACGTAACGTCTTCGCCGGATGCCGGAATCAGTTTGAATGAACCTTTTGATGTCTCGCCTTATGCGCATGCATTTTTCAGCTACTTTTTGCGCAACCCGATTTGTCAGGAAATGGGCAGGAAAATTAAATTTTCTTTTTCATCTGATGAGCGTGATACTGCTTTTAGTTATATCCACGATCTTGGATTCATTCCTAAAATAAACGAAAAAGGTGAGCGTGGCTTTAAGGTATTGTTAGGTGGTGGTTTAGGAGCGCAGCCCTTTCTGGCCGAGCTGGTACACGATTTTTTACATGAAGACCAGATTATTCCTTATGCTGAAGCGATGCTAAGGGTGTTTGACCGTTATGGAGAACGTACCAACCGCAATAAGGCCCGTTTAAAATATCTGGTGCAAAAACTGGGACTGGAAGAAGTATTAAGGTTAATTGAAGAAGAACGTACTGCGAATAAAGTTAAGTCTTTCAAAATAGACCGCGATGCGGTGCCACAGCCCGCTGTGCCGGAACTGATCGATTATCCGGTTCTGGATGAGGTAAAAGAGAGCCTCGACTATAAGCACTGGCGGGCCACCAACGTAACCCCACAAAAACAGGAAGGTTTTTACGCTGTATATATTAAAGTGACCAAGGGTGATATCCCTACCGAAGATGCCCGTAAATTAATTGAGGCTATCCGCCCTTATGTGGCTGATGAGATCAGGGTTACACAAAATCAGGGACTAATGTTAAAGTTTGCCCGCGAAGCCGCTTTACCAGGTTTATACGTTGCGTTAAAAGAACTTGGTTTTGCAAAGCCGGGTTTTGATAGTGTTGCTGATGTAACCACCTGCCCAGGAACGGATACCTGTAACCTGGGTATTTCCAATTCCATGTCGCTGTCGGTAGCCCTGGAGGAGGTGATCTATGAAGAATATCCGGAACTGATCTATGATAAAGACCTTAAAATTAAAATAAGTGGTTGCATGAATTCATGCGGGCAGCACGGACTGGCGCACATTGGTTTCCACGGAAGTTCTGTAAAAGCCAATGGTAAAGTGGTGCCTGCAGTGCAGGTAATGCTGGGTGGTGGTACAGTAGGTGATGGTGAAGGACGTGTAGCTGAAAGGGTAATTAAGGCCCCTTCTAAACGCGCTACCGATGTATTGAGGTACTTATTGAACGATTTTGCTGCCAATAGCCTGGACAATGAAAGTTTCCACGCTTATTATGACAGGCAGACTAAAGATTATTTTTACCAGCTGCTGAAACCGCTGGCCGACCTGAGCAATTTGAAAGATGAGGAATTTGTAGACTGGGGGCACGAAGAAACTTTTGTAACCGCCATTGGTGTGGGTGAATGTGCTGGTGTGGTAATTGACCTGGTAGCCACTTTGCTGCTGGAATCGGATGAGAAACTGGAATGGGCAAAGGCTTCTTATTCGGCTGGTGCCTGGGCTGATGCCATTTACCATACTTATGCGGTTTATGTAAGTGCAGCTAAAGCTTTATTGCTGGATAAGGGTGTAAACAGCAGTACCCAAATTGGCGTGATCAGGGAGTTTGATAACCATTACGTACAAACAGGAGAAGTAAAACTGGAAGGATCATTTAATGACCTGGTATTACAAATTAACAAAAATGAACCTACGGAAGCTTTTGCAACTGCCTATTTGAAGTCGCTGGAAGATTTTTATACAGGTATTAAATCGCAAAGAGAGGAAAAAGTGTCATGA
- a CDS encoding metallophosphoesterase, giving the protein MKRKINLLPIAIVAILFFILNWYVLSGLLIYSLNPLLSLVFWLTVSLITLSLIAAINRINTMGMGLFFKIATHAFVIWLTAALLFAIVLLTGDVYRLFSGTPRNLYWVEFATAIFALTVLVFLYGMIRGKYAYRVIKHTLFFDDLPQSFDGFTITQISDIHAGSFQNPKAVQKGIDLIKAQKSDLFVFTGDLVNNKAEEIKPWIGHFSQIKAPYGQFSVLGNHDYGDYIKWENEQTKRANLQQLKAYHAELGFRLLLDEHVELYKHGEKIILAGVENWGLGFGERGDLKKALTNVDPYDFKVLLSHDPTHWDSEVKKSPSKVHLTLSGHTHGMQFGIEAFGIKWSPVKYRYAHWAGIASYQGRFLNINRGFGFLGFSGRVGIWPEITVIELKKSRT; this is encoded by the coding sequence ATGAAACGAAAAATCAATCTGTTACCCATAGCCATTGTAGCCATATTATTTTTCATTTTAAACTGGTATGTATTATCAGGGTTGCTTATATATAGCCTTAACCCCCTTTTAAGCCTTGTTTTCTGGCTAACGGTATCCCTTATTACCCTATCTTTAATTGCGGCCATAAACAGGATCAATACCATGGGCATGGGTTTATTTTTCAAAATTGCCACGCATGCTTTCGTGATCTGGCTTACTGCAGCCCTGCTTTTTGCTATTGTACTTTTAACAGGCGATGTATACCGCCTGTTTTCGGGAACACCTAGAAATTTATACTGGGTTGAATTTGCGACAGCCATTTTTGCACTCACCGTATTGGTATTTTTGTATGGAATGATCAGGGGGAAATATGCTTACCGGGTAATCAAACATACTTTATTTTTTGACGATCTGCCACAAAGCTTTGACGGCTTTACCATCACCCAAATCTCTGATATACATGCAGGCAGTTTTCAAAACCCTAAAGCGGTACAAAAGGGCATCGATTTAATTAAGGCCCAGAAATCAGATCTTTTTGTTTTTACGGGCGACCTTGTGAATAATAAAGCAGAAGAAATTAAACCATGGATAGGCCATTTTTCGCAGATCAAAGCACCTTATGGCCAGTTTTCTGTATTAGGCAACCACGATTATGGCGATTACATTAAATGGGAAAATGAGCAGACAAAACGTGCCAATTTACAACAATTAAAAGCATACCATGCCGAACTGGGTTTCAGACTGCTACTGGATGAACATGTAGAATTGTATAAGCATGGCGAAAAGATCATTCTGGCCGGTGTAGAAAACTGGGGACTTGGCTTTGGCGAACGTGGTGATCTTAAAAAGGCCCTCACAAATGTTGACCCCTATGATTTTAAGGTGCTGCTTTCCCATGATCCTACCCATTGGGACTCGGAAGTAAAAAAATCACCTTCAAAGGTCCACCTAACTTTATCCGGCCATACCCATGGTATGCAGTTTGGCATTGAGGCCTTTGGCATAAAATGGAGTCCTGTCAAATATAGATATGCCCATTGGGCCGGTATTGCCAGTTACCAGGGCCGGTTCCTGAATATCAACAGGGGTTTCGGTTTTCTTGGTTTTTCGGGGCGCGTGGGCATCTGGCCAGAGATTACGGTCATAGAATTAAAAAAAAGCAGGACATAA
- a CDS encoding CDP-alcohol phosphatidyltransferase family protein: MRQETLIASADTDDLKRVFQDRKRTNILNSAEQKTISFLVTRVPSYISSNMLTFTGTFGSVLVLMGFILSTYLTRNYLLLGVAGLAINWFGDSLDGRIAYYRNIPRKWYGFSLDIIMDWVSTVLIGLGYMVYARNEYELIAFIFVVLYGWAMIISQLRYKITDIYSIDSGLVGPTEIRVILALILILEVTFGHLIEYFAGGICIVLFIINIVDTRKLLKLGDIRDNLERKAKKNAA, translated from the coding sequence TTGAGACAAGAAACTTTGATCGCATCTGCTGATACTGATGATTTAAAAAGAGTATTTCAGGATAGAAAAAGAACCAACATTTTAAATTCAGCAGAACAAAAGACGATCTCTTTTCTCGTTACCAGAGTTCCCAGCTACATTTCTTCAAATATGCTCACTTTTACAGGCACCTTTGGCTCTGTATTGGTTTTAATGGGTTTTATCCTGAGTACTTATCTGACACGGAATTATCTTTTACTGGGTGTAGCAGGTCTGGCCATCAATTGGTTTGGAGATTCATTGGATGGACGCATAGCTTATTACCGCAATATCCCCCGTAAATGGTATGGCTTTTCGCTGGATATCATTATGGACTGGGTAAGTACCGTGCTGATCGGTTTAGGCTATATGGTATATGCCCGCAACGAATATGAACTGATTGCCTTTATTTTTGTGGTTTTGTATGGCTGGGCAATGATCATTTCTCAGCTAAGGTATAAAATAACAGATATTTACAGTATAGATTCCGGACTGGTTGGCCCAACGGAAATCAGGGTAATTTTAGCTTTAATACTTATCCTGGAAGTGACATTTGGTCATTTGATAGAATATTTTGCAGGTGGGATCTGCATTGTCCTTTTCATCATCAACATTGTAGATACCAGAAAACTTTTAAAACTTGGAGACATCAGGGATAACCTGGAACGAAAGGCTAAAAAGAATGCAGCTTAA
- a CDS encoding GtrA family protein has product MSKKKSVFVFAKAQVSAFTGGLIDYAVMIFCTELLHIHYTISIVIGGIIGAVWNFSLNRYWTFKDNQASNSPVGMQLVKFIFVVAGSIALKSSGTYLFTSWLHIDYKISRIMTDIIVSLGFNYVLQTYWVFRKHPEKELKELDGTIADKTNAG; this is encoded by the coding sequence ATGAGTAAAAAGAAATCCGTTTTTGTATTTGCCAAGGCACAGGTTTCAGCATTTACAGGCGGGCTGATTGATTACGCTGTAATGATATTTTGTACAGAGCTGCTGCACATTCATTACACCATTTCTATTGTCATTGGCGGTATCATCGGTGCAGTATGGAACTTTAGCCTGAACAGGTACTGGACCTTTAAGGACAACCAGGCCAGCAACTCCCCGGTTGGTATGCAACTGGTCAAATTCATCTTTGTTGTGGCCGGCAGTATTGCCTTAAAATCATCAGGTACTTATTTATTTACCAGCTGGCTCCATATTGATTATAAGATCAGCCGGATCATGACAGATATCATCGTTTCACTCGGCTTCAATTATGTACTGCAAACCTATTGGGTGTTTAGAAAACATCCTGAGAAAGAACTGAAGGAGCTGGATGGCACAATCGCAGACAAAACCAATGCAGGTTAA
- a CDS encoding outer membrane beta-barrel family protein encodes MKRFIQMTMMLMVFSYFSGQAQSRKISISANKLPLTRILEQIEKECTYSIVYSNEVIPDTVLVTVNVKRISVAELLDKILPEKQLFYKMMSERMLVIGSNRTVRLPVEEAENKITLSGRINDQKKNVLAFASVGLLQGLSYVGGSISNDNGVFQLSYPFKTQVKYTIKISSIGYQPLSVDFVYPDTVALKNLLLKEEQHTLNTVSITAARPLIERKTDRYIVNVEGSALADGNTGLEVLQKSPGIWVNSEGAIKIKGNQSVMVMINDVVQRMSEEDLAQYLRTLRSEDIKKIEIISNPPSEFEAAGAGGIVHIVLKKARMDGFAGQIGAAYKYGNRPFYAGGVSADYKVKNLYAQGNVSLVKDKSNYIGGRADIVYPDQSTYAGRTDRYNDNSRDQYRFGLAYDLSKNQLIGLQVMGAGSEMLQTFKTSILLNKPAELISGNALSDWVRRPKNTGATLNYLLRLDSTGSTFKVIGDYVQSSKTELNDFTSQYTDPSRNSRYRNNTPNLTNIYSLQADYTKVLNSKLELKTGLKYVSAKRDNTILSEDFIADEWVKNTGTSNQFIYDEHLLMAYVTLEKNIHKTSIKLGLRAEETDMKGNSITSGQTFSRKYLGWFPTAFLVQKLNEKTGSAIYLNYSRRLRRPQFNYLNPYRLQLNDYEVMTGNPDLLPEYTHKIELGYNFWNGFSADVYYSRTENTIAQFVNPIADNVIEYQPRNFNNSSDYGITLDAPVKLFKWWTTNNSVVLFHLATEISNFKVDQYSVYAKSMHTITLKHLFDFDMFANYSSPYVTSNSKMGYIFYLDLGFTKKLLDNQLRMRLSLTDIFDTFKEQEYTNYKDTRISSYQKRPTRTIGLSLSYSFSSGKKFKNKKIEQSNEEEKNRIGN; translated from the coding sequence ATGAAGAGATTTATTCAAATGACGATGATGCTGATGGTGTTCAGTTACTTTAGCGGGCAGGCACAGAGCCGTAAAATATCTATATCAGCAAATAAGCTGCCACTGACCAGAATTTTGGAGCAGATAGAAAAAGAATGTACTTACAGCATTGTGTACAGCAATGAGGTGATACCGGATACCGTGCTGGTTACAGTGAATGTAAAAAGAATTTCTGTTGCAGAACTGTTAGATAAGATTTTACCTGAAAAACAGCTTTTTTATAAAATGATGTCTGAACGTATGCTGGTGATTGGCAGTAACCGTACAGTGAGATTGCCAGTTGAAGAGGCAGAAAATAAAATAACCTTATCCGGAAGGATTAACGATCAGAAAAAAAATGTCCTGGCTTTTGCATCCGTTGGATTGTTGCAGGGGCTTAGCTATGTTGGGGGCAGCATCAGCAATGATAATGGGGTTTTTCAGCTAAGTTATCCTTTTAAGACACAGGTAAAATATACAATTAAGATATCTTCTATAGGTTATCAGCCACTATCGGTGGATTTTGTTTACCCTGATACTGTTGCGCTTAAAAATCTCTTGTTAAAAGAAGAACAGCATACACTGAATACCGTAAGTATTACAGCCGCCCGGCCGCTGATTGAAAGAAAAACCGACCGCTATATTGTAAATGTAGAGGGGAGTGCACTGGCAGATGGGAATACCGGTTTAGAGGTCTTACAGAAATCGCCAGGTATATGGGTAAACAGTGAAGGGGCCATAAAGATCAAGGGCAATCAGTCGGTAATGGTAATGATCAACGACGTAGTGCAACGCATGTCTGAAGAGGACCTGGCCCAATACCTGCGGACATTAAGGTCTGAAGACATTAAAAAAATAGAGATCATTTCAAATCCGCCTTCAGAGTTTGAGGCGGCGGGGGCGGGGGGAATTGTTCATATCGTTTTAAAAAAGGCCAGAATGGACGGCTTTGCAGGTCAGATCGGCGCGGCTTATAAATATGGGAACAGACCTTTTTATGCAGGTGGCGTCTCGGCAGATTATAAAGTAAAAAATCTATATGCACAGGGTAATGTGTCATTGGTGAAAGATAAAAGTAATTACATTGGTGGAAGGGCCGATATTGTTTATCCGGATCAAAGTACTTACGCCGGAAGAACCGACAGGTATAACGATAACAGCAGGGACCAGTACCGTTTTGGGCTGGCTTACGACTTGTCTAAAAACCAGTTGATCGGTTTGCAGGTAATGGGTGCAGGGAGCGAAATGCTGCAGACTTTTAAAACAAGCATCCTGCTCAACAAACCTGCCGAACTGATTAGCGGCAATGCGCTGTCCGATTGGGTGCGCAGGCCTAAAAATACCGGGGCAACACTAAACTACCTGCTGCGGCTGGACAGTACCGGCTCTACGTTTAAAGTAATTGGCGATTATGTGCAGAGCAGCAAAACGGAGCTGAACGATTTTACTTCGCAGTATACCGATCCTTCAAGAAATTCGAGGTACAGGAACAATACGCCAAACCTGACCAATATTTATTCGCTGCAGGCAGATTATACCAAGGTTTTGAATAGTAAGCTGGAGTTAAAAACAGGCCTTAAATATGTATCAGCAAAAAGGGACAATACCATATTGAGCGAAGATTTTATTGCAGATGAATGGGTAAAAAATACAGGTACAAGCAATCAGTTTATCTACGATGAGCACCTGTTGATGGCTTATGTTACATTGGAAAAAAACATTCATAAAACAAGTATTAAGCTGGGTTTAAGGGCTGAAGAAACTGATATGAAAGGAAATTCTATAACTTCCGGCCAAACTTTTTCGAGGAAATACCTGGGCTGGTTTCCAACTGCCTTCCTGGTGCAAAAGCTAAATGAAAAGACCGGAAGTGCAATTTATCTGAACTATTCGAGAAGGTTAAGACGGCCGCAATTTAATTATCTGAACCCTTACCGTTTGCAACTTAACGATTATGAAGTGATGACCGGAAACCCCGATCTGCTGCCTGAATATACCCATAAGATAGAGTTAGGCTATAATTTCTGGAATGGCTTTTCGGCCGATGTTTATTACAGCCGTACCGAAAATACCATTGCCCAGTTTGTAAATCCGATAGCCGACAACGTGATAGAGTACCAGCCAAGAAACTTTAACAACAGTTCTGATTATGGCATCACCCTGGATGCACCCGTTAAGCTTTTTAAATGGTGGACTACCAATAATTCAGTGGTTCTGTTTCACCTGGCCACCGAGATCAGTAATTTTAAAGTAGACCAGTACAGCGTTTATGCAAAGTCTATGCATACGATTACCTTAAAGCATCTTTTTGATTTTGATATGTTTGCCAACTATTCTTCTCCTTACGTAACTTCCAATTCAAAAATGGGCTATATTTTTTACTTGGATCTGGGCTTTACCAAAAAGCTGCTGGATAACCAGCTGAGGATGCGCTTATCCCTAACTGATATTTTTGATACATTTAAAGAGCAGGAGTATACGAATTATAAGGATACGAGGATCAGTTCCTATCAAAAAAGGCCTACAAGGACTATCGGCTTGTCTTTAAGCTATAGTTTTAGTTCCGGTAAAAAATTCAAAAATAAGAAGATAGAACAAAGTAACGAGGAGGAGAAAAACAGGATTGGCAATTAA
- a CDS encoding FecR family protein encodes MMKQYFLKLLSKRLSGEISPEEDVKLQEAIEQEPDFKQTATALTRYFENKNVSARNSVYTVDKLIKTRDRIVLAENQGFVPKYNHSEVIKRGFSGLSLLKIAAIFLVLLGSTFITYHFLNRTQPLKFDTLNTTADKVFKTLDDGTKVYLNRGSSIRYNQGFGKEKREIFLDGEAFFDVAKNKAIPLFIHVRNLNIEVKGTAFNVNADQKKHNVEISLLRGLIEITSSLDKDSRVLLKPNEKLIAAAQLSPAGTGFKVISMAAEKQLQEIKWTQDSLMFKKEKLKDLVLRLEKKYDVKIEIRKEELKDKRFSGAFAAEGLKEALEALKLSYPFTYIISDKLVILK; translated from the coding sequence ATGATGAAACAATACTTTCTGAAGCTGTTAAGCAAAAGACTAAGCGGAGAAATATCTCCTGAAGAAGATGTAAAATTACAGGAGGCAATTGAACAGGAACCCGATTTTAAGCAGACCGCTACAGCATTGACCCGATATTTTGAAAACAAAAATGTCAGCGCTAGAAACAGTGTGTATACAGTAGATAAATTAATAAAGACCCGGGATAGGATTGTCCTTGCAGAAAATCAGGGTTTTGTGCCAAAGTACAATCATTCGGAAGTGATAAAGAGAGGTTTTTCAGGTTTATCCCTGCTAAAAATTGCTGCCATCTTTCTGGTATTGCTGGGTAGTACTTTTATAACTTATCATTTTTTAAACAGGACACAGCCTTTAAAGTTCGATACTTTAAATACTACGGCTGATAAGGTATTTAAAACACTCGACGATGGTACCAAAGTATATTTAAACCGGGGCTCATCCATCAGGTACAACCAGGGTTTTGGAAAGGAAAAAAGGGAAATATTTTTGGATGGGGAGGCTTTTTTTGACGTCGCTAAAAATAAGGCCATACCTCTTTTTATACATGTCCGTAACCTCAATATTGAAGTAAAAGGGACTGCTTTTAATGTAAATGCTGATCAGAAAAAACATAATGTAGAGATTTCCCTGCTTAGGGGACTTATAGAAATTACCAGTAGCCTGGATAAAGACAGCAGGGTTTTGCTGAAGCCAAATGAAAAACTGATAGCGGCAGCACAGCTTAGCCCTGCTGGTACAGGATTTAAGGTCATCAGCATGGCTGCAGAGAAACAGCTGCAGGAAATTAAATGGACACAGGACTCGCTGATGTTTAAAAAGGAAAAATTAAAAGACCTGGTGCTTCGTCTTGAAAAGAAATATGATGTTAAAATAGAAATCAGGAAAGAAGAATTAAAGGACAAAAGGTTTAGTGGTGCTTTTGCTGCCGAAGGCCTGAAAGAAGCACTTGAAGCCCTGAAACTTTCCTATCCCTTTACCTACATCATCAGTGATAAACTGGTCATTCTCAAATAA
- a CDS encoding RNA polymerase sigma-70 factor gives MQKPERSILMLFKEIHEGMETAFNELFLAYYDRLVAFSVQYVKQQECAEEITSELFVKLWLRRNALYDILNPEVYLYVAVKNASLNYLRGDKKNNRALFDGIEKADILPFGDYHSPELETKELTRKLDEAIAALPEQRRMIFRLIKEDGLKCREVARILNISVRTVENQMYKAVKNLADAISPYLGYHPQKKISKKQAFSNLPLLFFL, from the coding sequence ATGCAGAAGCCGGAGCGATCAATATTGATGCTGTTTAAAGAAATCCACGAAGGAATGGAAACAGCCTTTAACGAACTTTTTTTAGCTTATTATGATCGGCTGGTTGCTTTTTCTGTTCAATACGTAAAGCAGCAGGAATGTGCGGAAGAAATCACTTCAGAACTATTTGTGAAGCTCTGGCTCAGACGAAACGCCCTGTACGATATTTTAAACCCGGAAGTTTACCTGTATGTCGCTGTCAAAAATGCTTCACTAAACTACCTTCGTGGAGATAAAAAGAATAATAGGGCTTTGTTTGACGGGATAGAAAAAGCGGATATATTGCCGTTTGGTGATTACCATAGTCCGGAACTGGAAACAAAAGAGCTGACCCGAAAACTGGATGAGGCCATCGCTGCTTTACCTGAGCAGCGCAGGATGATTTTCCGGCTGATCAAAGAAGATGGACTGAAGTGCAGGGAGGTGGCCCGGATATTAAATATTTCTGTACGGACGGTTGAAAACCAAATGTACAAGGCCGTAAAAAACCTGGCAGATGCGATAAGCCCTTACCTGGGCTATCATCCTCAAAAAAAGATCAGCAAAAAACAAGCATTCTCCAACCTGCCACTTTTATTTTTTTTATAA
- a CDS encoding ExbD/TolR family protein, which produces MAELTTSRKAAPKVDLTAMVDLAFLLITFFMLTTSLSKPIAMDIAKPDEPEDGYQQPVPASRTMTILLGKDNKVAWYMGEAGKSRPNIEDIAQIRKSIVRNRDLVALNNNNDAKKTLFIIVKPTAGANYKNFVDIMDELKIAKITAAPAIDDDHITDEEQRFMKEHRIL; this is translated from the coding sequence ATGGCAGAATTGACCACCTCCAGAAAAGCAGCTCCTAAAGTAGATCTGACCGCAATGGTAGATCTTGCTTTCCTGCTCATTACTTTTTTTATGCTGACCACCTCGCTTTCTAAGCCTATAGCGATGGACATTGCCAAGCCAGATGAGCCAGAAGATGGTTACCAGCAGCCTGTACCGGCCTCCAGGACTATGACCATTTTGCTCGGAAAAGACAATAAAGTGGCCTGGTATATGGGTGAGGCTGGTAAAAGCAGGCCCAATATTGAAGACATTGCACAAATCAGAAAATCGATTGTTAGGAACAGGGACCTGGTTGCTTTAAACAACAATAACGATGCAAAAAAAACGCTTTTTATTATTGTAAAGCCAACTGCAGGAGCCAATTATAAAAATTTTGTAGATATAATGGATGAGCTGAAGATTGCAAAGATCACAGCGGCCCCTGCCATAGATGATGATCATATTACCGACGAGGAGCAAAGGTTTATGAAAGAACACCGGATCCTTTAA
- a CDS encoding helix-turn-helix domain-containing protein produces the protein MAIQNLDYSYYLSLFCCLHLWLLCLFLFFKKNRSIADQILALFLLGFSFIHVQHLVLQKGYLNEIPYLDPVMGIVLSALGPLFYFYVRAMTGERELLKKSRPHWLILIPSVINLIFLMLTKKAGELHNYYYADTRGETKYTLVNLLLLMGMTAYLLFYLIASIRVLNRHTAGIKASYSNVKRLQLGWLKDLIVILMVFSCIIAPVTILIADTKVSQLSIAYFSTFIYFIIVYKSLNYSVVFAPLALPEDLPLASEPELPLPVTERYQKSALSPAQVEEYGHTIEIFLVSNKLLFDEDLSLRQMADVLKLSPHVLSEVINRYYNKSFFDLINSFRIEEAKKQLRNINELNITIEGIGYNCGFGSKTTFYRAFKKHTGHTPTGYVTQNSIT, from the coding sequence ATGGCAATCCAGAACCTTGACTATTCCTATTATCTGTCATTATTTTGCTGCCTGCACCTTTGGTTGCTGTGTTTATTTCTGTTCTTTAAAAAGAACCGAAGCATTGCCGACCAGATCCTTGCCTTGTTCCTGCTGGGTTTTTCTTTTATCCATGTGCAGCACCTTGTGCTTCAAAAAGGGTACTTAAATGAAATTCCATACCTGGATCCGGTTATGGGGATTGTCCTGTCGGCACTGGGCCCTTTATTTTATTTTTATGTGAGGGCCATGACGGGGGAACGGGAACTGTTAAAAAAATCAAGACCACACTGGCTTATTTTAATTCCTTCTGTGATAAACCTGATTTTTCTGATGCTTACTAAAAAAGCAGGGGAATTGCATAATTATTATTATGCAGATACCAGGGGCGAAACAAAATATACACTCGTTAACCTTTTGCTGCTAATGGGGATGACGGCTTACCTGCTCTTTTACCTTATTGCATCCATACGTGTACTAAACCGGCATACCGCTGGCATTAAAGCTTCTTATTCCAATGTAAAACGCCTGCAGCTGGGCTGGCTTAAAGATTTGATTGTCATATTAATGGTGTTTAGCTGTATCATTGCACCGGTAACTATCCTCATTGCAGATACCAAGGTGAGCCAGTTGAGCATAGCCTATTTCAGTACCTTCATTTACTTTATCATTGTATACAAGTCATTAAATTATTCTGTGGTATTTGCCCCGTTGGCCCTGCCGGAAGACCTGCCTCTAGCCTCCGAACCGGAGCTGCCACTGCCGGTTACAGAGCGCTACCAGAAATCGGCCTTATCTCCTGCACAGGTAGAAGAGTATGGGCATACGATAGAGATATTCCTGGTATCTAATAAGCTGCTTTTTGATGAAGACCTGTCGCTCAGACAGATGGCCGATGTATTAAAACTATCGCCACATGTATTGTCGGAAGTCATTAACCGTTATTACAATAAAAGCTTTTTTGATCTGATCAATTCATTCAGGATTGAAGAAGCCAAAAAGCAGTTAAGGAATATCAACGAACTGAACATCACCATTGAAGGCATTGGTTATAACTGTGGTTTCGGGTCAAAAACTACATTTTACAGGGCTTTTAAAAAGCATACCGGACATACACCTACAGGCTATGTGACCCAAAATAGCATAACCTGA